The following proteins are co-located in the Siansivirga zeaxanthinifaciens CC-SAMT-1 genome:
- a CDS encoding hybrid sensor histidine kinase/response regulator transcription factor, with protein sequence MNRFVYVLVYFLLSNLYGFSQSIDYRLNNLSTLNGLSQSSVISIHQDQLGQMWFGTRDGLNKYDGHDFTIFKNKPTDSLSISNNDILAIEESKDSTIWVGTYNGLNRFNPVNKTFKRFFHKKNKNSLSNNTIWCVKEIQDEIWIGTSNGLSIYNTNTNKFVTLYHSDEDSSSIADNFILSILQTKDGNIWIGTAKGLNKLITRDNDNFSFKTYITSDNSKALFIQDIKEDANNNLFIGTKYSGLLKFNLKSNEFISVSNINNLNEIGNDIRALDFDHKGDLWVGTYDGIYVLSSNGIMLKPIDTSNLDKVKSVYTDRNGSVWIGTYYKGVNIWDISNINFTNLNENSGDRSLSFDAIGSMAKDINNNLYFGTEGGGITILDNKTGKTKFINTKNSKVLNSDNIKSLYLSEEGLLWIGTFTHGISIYNIITQKFEINKLNEDLQNILRKSGVYDIKKAGENILWIGTFGNGIIRYNIKDKTYLEIGNTNKVKEQLSNLRVRSILIDKNQAVWVGTQSGLNVLKPTDINFNSYNIKNFFFDNELQSGDDILSIFRDSNDRIWVGIKGKGLFLYNGDSFDKIDLGNENIKITTVHSILEDSNKNLWLGSNQGIIKYNYMEDAVIIYDQRDGIVSNEFNDNACLNIGDDTIFFGGPAGVTYFKANNIVVNKYSPQVLLTDFKVKNESLIIGGDLNILNKSITYTNELILSYDNANFSVNFAIPNFINAANNKYVYRLIGLDNQWITTTSTEANYTIQTPGTYQFEVKGANNDGVWNTHATVLKIIVKPAPWRSTWALLFYALLLAFSIYGLIWIMKSRARLQYELEMEHIESKRNEDLNQAKLQFFTNISHEFRTPLTLILGPLQQILLDYNGSNTMYKKLMVIESSANHLLRLINRLMDFRKLENNQFRLESAEGNIVKFLHEIFLSFSEFAKDGNYTYNFKTTHEEILVYYDRYKLERVFYNLISNAFRYTPKGGVIEFNISKLERDILIEISDTGVGITEEHIDKIFDRFFEVHIHNKPQENYNQGTGIGLSIAKNIVKLHKGSIHVKNKKEKGAIFSVLLPLGKAHLLENEILQNFKISDDVTQYESQLKNNDVIIEDDINDLVVNEEKYTILLVEDNKPLRSFMKNLLKKDYNILEAENGSVAMKKAIKYVPDLIISDVIMPEMVGTELCAGIKENLKTSHIPVILLTSRTSLIYKVEGLESGADDYISKPFNLKEFKLRIKNLLESTKRLKDKFSNENNFTPSDITVSSLDEELLKKAIDIVERHISNDQFDIAFFCSELGIGRTMLFTKIKAWTNFTPNEFIQEIRLKTAAKLLEQNKINISQICYKVGFRDPKYFGKCFQKKYGVTPSQYIKKFNL encoded by the coding sequence ATGAATCGTTTTGTTTATGTCTTAGTCTATTTTTTGCTATCCAATTTATATGGTTTTTCACAATCTATTGATTATAGACTAAACAATTTATCGACGTTAAATGGTCTGTCGCAAAGTTCTGTGATTTCAATTCATCAAGACCAATTGGGTCAAATGTGGTTTGGTACACGTGATGGACTTAATAAGTATGATGGACATGATTTTACAATTTTTAAAAATAAACCAACAGACTCCTTATCAATTAGTAATAATGATATTTTAGCTATTGAAGAAAGTAAGGACAGCACTATATGGGTTGGTACATATAATGGATTAAACCGTTTCAATCCTGTTAACAAAACATTCAAAAGATTTTTTCATAAAAAAAATAAAAATTCTTTAAGTAATAATACTATTTGGTGTGTTAAGGAAATTCAAGACGAAATCTGGATAGGTACATCAAATGGACTTTCAATTTATAACACAAATACCAATAAGTTTGTAACTCTTTATCATTCTGATGAAGATTCTTCTAGTATAGCCGATAATTTTATTTTAAGCATCTTACAAACTAAAGATGGTAACATATGGATTGGCACAGCCAAAGGTTTAAATAAACTTATAACCAGAGATAACGATAATTTTTCTTTTAAAACCTATATTACTTCAGATAATTCTAAAGCACTTTTTATTCAGGATATTAAAGAAGATGCCAATAATAATTTATTCATAGGAACTAAATATTCAGGGCTTCTAAAATTTAATTTAAAATCAAATGAATTCATATCAGTTTCAAACATCAATAATTTAAATGAAATTGGAAATGATATACGCGCTCTAGATTTTGACCATAAAGGCGATTTATGGGTGGGGACTTACGATGGAATTTATGTGTTATCGTCTAATGGTATAATGTTAAAACCAATAGATACTTCAAATTTAGATAAAGTTAAATCAGTGTATACAGACAGAAATGGGTCTGTATGGATAGGCACCTATTATAAAGGGGTTAATATCTGGGATATTTCTAATATTAATTTCACTAATCTTAACGAGAATTCTGGAGACAGATCGTTAAGTTTCGATGCCATAGGCTCCATGGCAAAAGATATAAACAATAATTTATATTTTGGAACAGAAGGAGGCGGTATTACAATTCTTGACAATAAAACCGGTAAAACCAAATTTATTAATACAAAAAATTCAAAAGTGTTAAATAGTGATAATATAAAATCATTATATCTTTCTGAAGAAGGCTTACTTTGGATAGGAACTTTTACTCATGGCATTTCAATTTATAATATAATAACTCAAAAGTTTGAGATTAATAAGTTGAATGAAGATCTACAAAATATTCTACGAAAATCAGGTGTTTATGATATTAAAAAAGCAGGAGAAAATATTTTATGGATTGGAACTTTTGGAAATGGAATTATACGGTACAATATAAAAGATAAAACATATTTAGAAATAGGCAACACCAATAAAGTTAAAGAACAATTATCTAACCTTAGAGTACGTTCTATTTTAATTGATAAAAATCAGGCAGTTTGGGTTGGCACTCAAAGCGGATTAAATGTATTAAAACCTACAGATATTAATTTTAACTCTTATAACATTAAAAATTTCTTTTTTGATAACGAATTACAATCTGGAGACGACATTTTATCAATATTTAGAGATAGTAACGACAGAATATGGGTTGGTATAAAAGGAAAGGGACTTTTTCTTTATAATGGCGATAGTTTCGATAAAATTGATTTAGGAAATGAAAATATAAAAATAACAACAGTTCATTCTATTTTAGAGGACTCAAATAAAAACCTCTGGTTAGGTTCCAATCAAGGAATAATTAAGTATAACTATATGGAAGATGCTGTCATTATTTACGATCAACGAGACGGTATAGTTAGCAACGAATTTAATGATAATGCATGTTTAAATATAGGAGACGATACTATTTTCTTTGGCGGGCCTGCTGGAGTTACATATTTTAAAGCCAATAATATTGTTGTAAATAAATATTCACCACAGGTATTACTTACTGATTTTAAAGTGAAAAACGAATCGCTAATAATAGGTGGCGATTTAAATATTTTAAATAAAAGTATTACATATACCAACGAACTCATTTTGAGTTACGATAATGCTAATTTCTCAGTGAATTTTGCCATACCAAATTTTATTAATGCTGCAAATAATAAATATGTTTACAGGTTAATTGGCCTTGATAATCAATGGATAACCACAACAAGTACTGAAGCAAATTATACTATTCAAACTCCAGGAACTTACCAATTTGAAGTAAAGGGAGCAAACAACGATGGGGTGTGGAATACCCATGCAACAGTTCTAAAAATAATTGTAAAACCAGCACCATGGCGCAGTACATGGGCTTTATTATTTTATGCACTTTTATTGGCGTTTTCTATTTATGGTTTGATTTGGATTATGAAATCTAGGGCTAGATTACAATATGAACTAGAAATGGAGCATATAGAGAGTAAAAGAAATGAAGATCTAAATCAAGCTAAATTGCAATTTTTCACAAATATATCTCACGAGTTTAGAACACCTTTAACTTTAATATTAGGCCCTTTACAACAAATACTCTTAGACTATAATGGTAGTAACACCATGTATAAAAAATTAATGGTTATAGAGAGTAGTGCGAATCATTTATTACGCCTTATTAATAGGCTAATGGATTTTAGAAAGTTAGAAAACAATCAATTTCGCTTAGAATCTGCAGAGGGTAATATTGTTAAGTTTTTACACGAAATATTTTTGTCTTTTAGTGAGTTTGCTAAAGATGGAAATTATACCTACAACTTTAAAACAACGCATGAAGAAATTTTAGTTTACTATGATCGCTATAAATTAGAGCGCGTATTTTATAACTTAATATCAAATGCGTTTCGCTATACGCCTAAAGGTGGTGTTATTGAATTTAATATATCAAAGTTAGAAAGAGATATTTTAATAGAAATATCTGATACAGGTGTGGGTATTACAGAAGAGCATATCGATAAAATATTTGACAGGTTTTTTGAAGTACATATTCATAATAAACCACAAGAAAATTACAATCAAGGTACTGGTATTGGGCTTTCAATTGCTAAAAACATAGTAAAACTTCATAAGGGCAGTATTCATGTAAAAAACAAAAAAGAAAAAGGCGCCATTTTTTCAGTATTACTTCCATTAGGAAAAGCGCATTTATTAGAAAATGAAATACTACAAAATTTTAAAATTAGTGATGATGTTACCCAATATGAATCTCAGTTAAAAAATAACGATGTTATAATTGAAGACGATATTAACGATTTAGTTGTTAATGAAGAAAAATATACCATATTACTTGTAGAAGACAATAAGCCGTTACGTTCTTTTATGAAAAATTTACTAAAAAAGGATTATAACATTTTGGAAGCAGAAAACGGTAGCGTGGCCATGAAAAAAGCTATTAAATATGTGCCAGATTTAATAATAAGTGATGTGATAATGCCAGAAATGGTAGGTACAGAACTTTGTGCCGGTATTAAAGAAAATTTAAAAACTAGTCATATTCCTGTAATTTTATTAACATCAAGAACATCATTAATTTATAAAGTTGAAGGGTTAGAAAGTGGAGCCGATGATTATATAAGTAAGCCATTTAATTTGAAGGAGTTTAAACTAAGAATTAAAAATCTTCTGGAATCAACTAAACGATTAAAAGATAAATTCTCCAACGAAAATAATTTTACACCTAGCGATATAACCGTCTCTTCATTAGACGAGGAATTATTAAAAAAAGCAATAGATATTGTTGAAAGGCATATTTCAAATGACCAATTTGATATAGCTTTTTTTTGTTCAGAATTAGGCATTGGTCGTACGATGCTTTTTACAAAAATAAAAGCTTGGACAAATTTTACTCCTAATGAGTTTATTCAAGAAATAAGATTGAAAACTGCAGCTAAATTGCTAGAGCAAAACAAAATTAACATTTCTCAAATATGTTATAAAGTTGGTTTTCGAGATCCTAAGTATTTCGGAAAGTGTTTTCAAAAAAAGTATGGTGTTACCCCCTCACAGTACATAAAAAAGTTTAATTTATAA
- a CDS encoding lactonase family protein, with amino-acid sequence MKIFQILFFFLLVNTLFSCKTVKGKTLLFVGSFTDKKPGKGIHVYEFSSHTGDATLKYTLDHITNTSFLRLSPNGQYLYSVVDSQMDYNGKVAAFKVDSLKLDISFINSQDCGGLNPAHLEIDNTGKYLVNSNYSDPSLSVFKINSNGSLNPYEQVIRFKDSSIIKGRQESAHIHSSNFSPDGKFLFVQDLGADKIRSFTFNKNNSNFMLKNERYIKVKPGSGPRHFIFHSNGKYGYGVNELSGEIIAYKYDNGQLIYIEAYNSYEKQQDIYRSADIHISPDGKFLYASNRGPEEDSISIFSINAVNGKLSLVAHESTYGEHPRNFAISPNGKFLLVANQFSNNIVIFNRNRKTGKLQKLPLEIKVENPSSIQMRAYKN; translated from the coding sequence ATGAAAATTTTTCAAATCCTTTTTTTCTTTCTATTGGTAAATACCCTATTTAGCTGTAAAACAGTAAAAGGTAAAACATTGTTGTTCGTTGGTAGTTTTACAGATAAAAAACCAGGAAAAGGCATTCATGTATATGAGTTTAGTAGCCATACAGGTGATGCCACTTTAAAATATACTTTAGACCATATAACCAATACTTCTTTTTTACGACTCTCTCCAAATGGTCAATATTTATATTCGGTAGTAGATAGTCAAATGGATTATAATGGAAAAGTAGCAGCTTTTAAAGTCGATTCGTTAAAGCTGGATATAAGTTTTATTAATAGCCAAGATTGTGGAGGTTTAAATCCAGCACATTTAGAGATTGATAATACAGGAAAATATCTTGTGAATTCTAATTATTCAGACCCAAGTTTAAGTGTTTTTAAAATTAACTCAAATGGAAGTTTAAACCCCTACGAGCAGGTAATTCGATTTAAAGATAGCAGCATTATAAAGGGCAGACAGGAAAGTGCTCATATACATTCTTCAAATTTCTCTCCAGATGGTAAGTTTCTATTTGTACAGGATCTAGGAGCAGACAAAATACGCAGTTTTACGTTTAATAAAAACAATAGCAATTTTATGCTTAAAAATGAACGTTATATTAAGGTAAAGCCTGGCAGTGGTCCCCGTCATTTCATCTTTCATTCTAATGGAAAATATGGTTATGGTGTTAATGAATTAAGTGGTGAAATTATCGCTTATAAATATGATAATGGACAATTAATATATATAGAGGCTTACAATTCTTATGAAAAGCAACAGGATATTTACAGATCGGCAGATATTCACATTTCACCTGATGGTAAATTTCTATATGCCTCAAATCGCGGACCTGAAGAAGATAGTATTTCCATATTTTCTATTAATGCTGTTAATGGTAAATTAAGTTTAGTAGCTCATGAATCTACTTATGGTGAACACCCTAGGAATTTTGCCATATCACCAAATGGTAAATTTCTTTTAGTCGCAAATCAATTTTCTAATAATATTGTGATTTTTAATAGAAACCGTAAAACAGGTAAACTTCAAAAATTACCGCTAGAAATAAAAGTAGAAAACCCCTCAAGTATACAAATGCGTGCGTATAAAAATTAA
- a CDS encoding heparinase II/III domain-containing protein, whose protein sequence is MRDLTLKLKNSVFLFVLWSGIHMFGQVQERPFILVTSNERNQVLDKIKNQDWAKEIYTNLKIKTDIEVKLFFENPEAYLKQLPFNWKEGEKGEFPPFYKTDHVENGVHKNLDNATDEEWKPAALLINYLQVALDCGMLYYVTEDEKYAHAASSILYSFIKSVQKSQLSDWHSRGGWLFPYDGFREVRVIGYKLPLIYDFIHPYIKKGGKSFDLIKNKNLDFPFNEAQKVFRTYADITINYGQTGSNHSVLEAPSLVYNALAMDDEKEREKLLSYFLTENTENQDALNVMAKNYKEKGDIWPETSQYLNHSTAILVKLMLVINRYHPDLKLASKYPNILFALPRLDYFVYPNNEIVRWGDGHRKGTAPYDAFDDALALAKMDGLDEVVDKFAPLLATAMQKGKYKRHDMESVFWHHEIEATPASIQLPRTDRVYHAGIVMQRNLSETQKPEDGLMCFVGGAYMIHGHAEGMNIELYGEGQVLGVDNGRGRYAQDIHENYSRIFAAHNTVIVNGSSQGEGGWSNLGINTVKLISMEPKVGAEGVSPYHSFSQTSFKDTGGNKAEATQERTLALIRTSPTTGYYVDVFRSKSKLPNEYHDYLYHNIGDDLVFDSKTLKFNATPNKYMSNANSIWKGRTYRNPGWHFFKDVKTSNPFDDNIKATFNITKLKNDAIYMQLHIPGFKNREYTKVNAPATFEAPKPYDALPTPTLVIRNNGSAWENPFVVVYEPFNENEKPTITSVDKIENNGIYKGLKIESSVQSNHLVQYIITQSKDEVFNNDELGIYFKGTFAIITLNEKKELQNIYIGEGEKLIFKNEVITTNTDKSFFKVY, encoded by the coding sequence ATGAGAGATTTAACACTAAAATTAAAGAATAGCGTGTTTTTATTTGTTCTATGGTCTGGTATACACATGTTTGGACAAGTACAAGAACGTCCTTTTATTTTAGTTACTTCAAATGAAAGAAATCAAGTTCTCGATAAAATAAAAAATCAAGATTGGGCAAAAGAAATTTACACCAATTTGAAAATTAAAACAGATATTGAAGTTAAATTATTTTTCGAAAATCCTGAAGCTTATTTAAAACAACTTCCTTTCAATTGGAAAGAAGGTGAAAAAGGTGAATTTCCACCATTTTACAAAACAGACCATGTTGAGAATGGCGTTCATAAAAACTTAGATAATGCTACTGATGAAGAATGGAAACCAGCCGCACTTTTAATTAATTATTTGCAAGTAGCTTTAGATTGTGGCATGCTTTATTACGTTACCGAAGATGAAAAATATGCTCATGCAGCCAGTAGTATATTATATTCTTTTATTAAATCGGTGCAAAAGTCTCAACTTTCAGATTGGCATAGTCGAGGCGGTTGGTTGTTTCCCTACGATGGTTTTCGCGAAGTAAGAGTTATTGGTTACAAATTACCATTGATTTATGATTTTATTCATCCCTACATTAAAAAGGGCGGAAAGTCCTTCGATCTTATAAAAAACAAAAACCTAGATTTTCCATTTAATGAAGCTCAAAAGGTGTTTAGAACTTACGCAGATATTACCATAAATTATGGTCAAACGGGTTCTAATCATTCAGTTTTAGAAGCACCAAGTTTAGTGTATAATGCTTTAGCGATGGATGATGAAAAAGAACGAGAAAAACTGTTATCTTACTTTCTAACAGAAAACACAGAAAACCAAGATGCGCTTAATGTTATGGCTAAAAACTATAAAGAAAAGGGTGATATTTGGCCAGAAACATCACAGTATCTTAATCATTCTACCGCCATATTAGTAAAATTGATGTTGGTAATAAATAGGTATCATCCCGATTTAAAATTGGCTTCAAAATACCCCAATATACTTTTTGCCTTACCCAGATTAGATTACTTTGTCTATCCAAACAACGAGATTGTTAGATGGGGCGATGGGCATAGAAAGGGTACTGCTCCATATGATGCCTTTGACGATGCGCTCGCTTTAGCTAAAATGGATGGCCTAGATGAAGTTGTAGATAAATTCGCTCCATTATTAGCTACGGCAATGCAAAAAGGTAAATATAAACGCCATGATATGGAGTCTGTTTTTTGGCATCATGAAATTGAAGCAACTCCAGCATCTATTCAATTACCAAGAACAGATAGAGTGTATCATGCAGGCATCGTGATGCAAAGAAATTTAAGCGAAACACAAAAACCAGAGGATGGTTTAATGTGCTTTGTTGGTGGTGCATATATGATACACGGTCATGCAGAGGGCATGAATATAGAATTATATGGAGAAGGACAAGTTTTGGGGGTAGACAATGGAAGAGGTAGATATGCTCAAGACATTCACGAAAATTATTCTCGAATATTTGCAGCACATAATACAGTAATAGTAAATGGAAGCTCTCAAGGTGAAGGTGGTTGGTCTAATCTGGGAATTAATACTGTGAAATTGATTTCAATGGAACCCAAAGTAGGAGCCGAAGGTGTATCGCCATATCATTCATTTAGTCAAACCAGTTTTAAAGATACCGGAGGAAATAAGGCTGAAGCCACACAAGAACGTACATTAGCATTAATACGTACTTCACCAACAACTGGGTATTATGTAGATGTTTTTCGATCTAAATCGAAATTGCCAAACGAATATCATGATTATTTATATCATAACATTGGAGACGACTTAGTATTTGATTCGAAAACTTTAAAGTTTAATGCCACACCAAATAAATACATGTCTAATGCAAATTCAATCTGGAAAGGCCGTACTTATAGAAACCCAGGATGGCATTTTTTTAAAGATGTAAAAACATCGAACCCATTTGATGATAACATAAAAGCTACTTTTAATATAACCAAATTAAAAAATGACGCAATTTACATGCAATTGCACATACCAGGTTTTAAAAACAGGGAATATACAAAAGTGAATGCGCCAGCTACTTTTGAGGCTCCTAAACCTTATGACGCTTTACCAACGCCAACATTGGTTATTCGAAATAATGGGTCCGCCTGGGAAAACCCTTTTGTAGTGGTTTATGAGCCATTTAATGAAAATGAAAAACCCACAATCACATCGGTCGATAAAATTGAAAATAATGGCATTTATAAGGGGTTAAAAATTGAAAGTTCAGTACAATCAAATCATTTAGTTCAATATATAATAACTCAATCTAAAGATGAGGTATTTAACAATGATGAATTGGGGATTTATTTTAAGGGTACTTTTGCTATCATTACATTAAATGAGAAAAAAGAATTGCAAAATATATACATTGGAGAAGGGGAAAAGCTTATATTTAAAAATGAAGTAATTACCACAAATACCGATAAGAGCTTTTTTAAAGTGTATTAA
- a CDS encoding alkaline phosphatase family protein: MKNFFTLISVVFLLVSCNQLKQTKKVSSASLIKSVEKEPIVVQFIIDGLMKDAAETAMAAGAENLKYFANNGVVVEAAYSNSPVGRVKLPDGTEPWGGASPPNIGMHTGTHVFETQDLDDIFLSARRNGIKSVYVGGHTLYDVFKTPDVYYAEIMPDQKVVELGMKHIKEDGARLVRLHLQEIRDYWKGPQDKTNPDAAYIKGILNADAQLGKLMSFLKEEGLWDTTFFIISADHGMGTLTKSNHLSEQLSSWQIYMNFYGPGIKKGVTIPYAESPDVALMTNHFMGLTPLKGYTSKVENLKQLGTTGTFLKNIFEGTPKTLNHPQWIKKYLEENAGSPPNDFLHYRAAMLNEINNKP, from the coding sequence ATGAAAAACTTTTTTACGTTAATATCAGTAGTGTTTCTGCTGGTTAGTTGTAATCAATTAAAACAAACCAAAAAAGTATCTTCAGCATCTTTAATAAAATCAGTCGAGAAAGAACCTATTGTTGTTCAGTTTATAATTGATGGATTAATGAAAGATGCCGCGGAAACAGCTATGGCTGCCGGTGCTGAAAATCTAAAATATTTTGCCAACAACGGAGTGGTTGTAGAAGCTGCTTATTCTAATAGTCCAGTTGGACGTGTAAAATTACCGGATGGCACTGAACCCTGGGGCGGCGCATCGCCACCAAATATAGGTATGCATACTGGTACTCACGTTTTTGAAACGCAAGATTTAGATGACATTTTTTTATCTGCCAGACGAAACGGCATTAAATCGGTTTATGTTGGTGGGCATACTTTATATGATGTTTTTAAAACACCAGATGTGTATTATGCTGAGATTATGCCAGATCAAAAGGTTGTAGAGCTAGGTATGAAGCATATCAAGGAAGATGGTGCACGATTAGTTCGTTTGCATTTACAAGAAATTAGAGATTATTGGAAAGGGCCACAAGATAAAACCAATCCAGATGCTGCTTACATTAAAGGTATTTTAAATGCAGATGCTCAATTAGGAAAGCTCATGTCATTTTTAAAAGAAGAAGGGTTATGGGATACTACATTTTTTATTATTTCTGCCGATCATGGTATGGGTACTTTAACCAAAAGTAATCATCTATCAGAGCAATTATCTTCATGGCAGATTTACATGAATTTTTATGGTCCAGGTATTAAAAAGGGAGTAACTATTCCTTATGCCGAATCACCCGATGTGGCTTTAATGACCAATCATTTTATGGGGTTGACTCCGCTAAAAGGTTATACTTCTAAAGTAGAAAACCTAAAACAGCTAGGTACAACAGGAACTTTTCTTAAAAATATTTTCGAAGGAACTCCTAAAACTTTAAATCACCCTCAATGGATAAAAAAATACCTAGAAGAAAATGCAGGATCGCCTCCCAATGATTTTCTACATTATAGAGCAGCTATGTTGAATGAAATAAACAATAAACCATAA
- a CDS encoding sulfatase — protein sequence MKQQFLKIFVLSLFFTLSGVCQTTAQKNLKTKKPNILFIAVDDLRPELNFYGANHIKSPNLDKLAGESLIFERAYCNVPVCGASRASLMTGARPTRYRFIDAHIKKDEDFPEAISLPYLLKQNGYQTISNGKIYHYGQDDAEAWNEIWESKTLWTFALPESQEIREKTKRGLPVEMADVPDSLYRDGQLALKVIKDLQKLKQSNKPFFLTMGLAKPHLPFAAPKKYWDLYDRDKIELPKSYVQPETTPKEAFHNFGELRQYENIPKKRDLPDALAKELIHGYYACVSYIDAQIGLVLDELKRLDLEDDTIVILWGDHGWNLGDHKLWCKHVTFEKALRTPLIIKVPGKTKGEKTDAITEYIDIYPSLAELVGLEIPNTVDGKSFVPILNGQKSEKNWAVSKFKDMVTLIKGDLFYTEWTDNKGVAYQRMLFDHKTDPLELDNLAEKPAYQETIKALSKELREKWGKNFLVDTKNSKP from the coding sequence ATGAAACAACAATTTTTAAAAATATTTGTTTTGAGTCTGTTTTTTACCCTTAGCGGAGTTTGCCAAACAACAGCACAAAAGAACCTTAAAACTAAGAAACCAAATATCTTATTTATAGCAGTAGATGATTTGCGTCCGGAACTCAATTTTTATGGAGCAAATCACATAAAATCGCCAAATTTAGATAAATTGGCAGGAGAGAGTCTAATTTTTGAACGCGCGTATTGCAATGTTCCGGTTTGTGGTGCTTCTAGAGCCAGTTTAATGACGGGGGCAAGACCAACCAGATACCGTTTTATAGACGCTCATATTAAAAAGGATGAAGACTTTCCAGAGGCTATTTCTCTTCCTTATTTATTGAAGCAAAATGGGTATCAAACCATTTCCAATGGAAAAATTTATCATTATGGTCAAGATGATGCTGAAGCTTGGAATGAAATTTGGGAATCAAAAACATTATGGACCTTTGCTTTACCAGAGAGCCAAGAAATAAGAGAAAAAACAAAACGTGGTTTACCGGTAGAGATGGCTGATGTTCCTGACTCTTTATACAGAGATGGGCAATTAGCGTTAAAAGTGATAAAAGATTTGCAAAAGTTAAAGCAATCCAATAAACCGTTCTTCCTAACTATGGGATTAGCAAAACCCCATTTGCCATTTGCGGCTCCAAAAAAATATTGGGATTTATATGATAGAGATAAAATCGAACTTCCAAAAAGTTATGTGCAGCCAGAAACGACACCAAAAGAAGCGTTTCATAATTTTGGTGAATTACGGCAATATGAAAACATACCCAAAAAAAGAGATTTACCAGATGCATTAGCAAAGGAATTAATCCATGGTTATTACGCATGTGTTAGTTATATCGATGCACAAATTGGTTTGGTTTTAGATGAATTGAAACGATTAGATTTGGAAGACGATACCATTGTGATTTTGTGGGGCGACCATGGTTGGAATTTAGGCGACCATAAATTATGGTGCAAGCACGTAACCTTCGAAAAAGCATTAAGAACGCCTTTAATCATTAAAGTTCCAGGTAAAACCAAAGGCGAAAAAACCGATGCCATTACCGAGTATATTGATATTTATCCCAGTTTAGCAGAGTTGGTGGGATTAGAAATCCCAAATACAGTAGATGGCAAAAGCTTTGTGCCTATTCTAAATGGACAAAAAAGCGAAAAAAACTGGGCCGTATCTAAATTTAAAGATATGGTAACCCTAATAAAAGGCGATTTATTTTATACCGAATGGACAGATAACAAAGGGGTTGCTTACCAACGTATGCTATTCGACCATAAAACAGATCCTTTAGAATTGGATAATTTGGCAGAAAAACCAGCTTATCAAGAAACTATTAAAGCGCTTTCAAAAGAACTTCGTGAAAAATGGGGGAAAAATTTTCTTGTTGATACTAAAAATTCAAAGCCTTGA